A single region of the Pararhodospirillum photometricum DSM 122 genome encodes:
- a CDS encoding AtpZ/AtpI family protein: protein MNEPDVPGPDEIAARLSQAREREAVRHGKEAGDQGPGGPAGRASGLGIGMRISIELVTTVAVGGALGYGLDTWIGSAPIGLVVCLLLGGAAGVSNAYRVVKGLDDAVGLGAAIARKETKEGNKSRGQSG, encoded by the coding sequence ATGAATGAACCGGACGTACCGGGCCCGGACGAGATCGCTGCGCGCCTGTCACAGGCTCGAGAGCGAGAAGCCGTGCGCCACGGGAAAGAGGCCGGCGACCAGGGTCCGGGGGGGCCCGCGGGTCGGGCGTCGGGTCTGGGCATTGGCATGCGCATCAGCATCGAACTGGTCACCACGGTGGCTGTTGGCGGGGCGCTGGGCTACGGGCTTGACACCTGGATCGGATCCGCGCCGATCGGCTTGGTGGTGTGCCTGTTGCTGGGAGGCGCGGCCGGCGTCTCGAATGCGTATCGTGTGGTCAAGGGGCTCGACGACGCCGTCGGCCTGGGCGCCGCGATCGCGCGCAAGGAAACAAAGGAAGGGAACAAGAGCCGTGGCCAGTCCGGTTGA
- a CDS encoding ATP synthase subunit B: MPQFDFSTFPSQFLWLAVTIVLLYVVMSRLAIPRLAETLDQRQKMIDDDLEQAERLKSQTEAAIASYETALAEARANAQDAIRTVTEAATQEATARTTEVNARLASQIKDGESRIAKARDNALANVREVASSVAQGIVSRLAGLSVEAKRVDGAVATVLKEQGR; the protein is encoded by the coding sequence ATGCCTCAATTTGATTTTTCGACGTTTCCGTCTCAGTTTCTCTGGCTGGCGGTCACCATCGTCCTTCTGTACGTGGTGATGTCCCGGCTGGCGATCCCCCGTCTGGCCGAGACGCTGGATCAGCGCCAGAAGATGATCGACGACGACCTGGAACAGGCCGAGCGTCTCAAGAGCCAGACCGAGGCCGCCATCGCTTCCTACGAAACCGCCCTGGCTGAGGCCCGCGCCAACGCCCAGGACGCCATTCGCACCGTGACCGAGGCCGCCACCCAGGAGGCCACCGCCCGGACCACCGAGGTCAACGCCCGTCTCGCCAGCCAGATCAAGGACGGCGAATCCCGCATTGCCAAGGCGCGGGATAACGCGCTGGCCAATGTCCGCGAGGTCGCCAGCAGCGTTGCCCAGGGCATCGTGTCGCGTCTGGCTGGCCTTAGCGTGGAAGCCAAGCGGGTTGACGGCGCCGTCGCCACCGTCCTCAAGGAGCAAGGCCGATGA
- a CDS encoding sensor domain-containing diguanylate cyclase has product MGEEVPRTDPSDPGGEPSVAVKKPRISRPWGPVLGAGLILLVAAWVGEAWWLTQTRAQERLRDLIARESQEAAYDAEILAAQCRVSFAHVRTIPMILASKETVLARLADFGPDVLPSPLAPEDRNRLWRADPGLAQLAAQLRALIGRRDITARGLWVMNAAGDTIAIAAPVAGVDYTGANYSDRAYFKQARMGQDGQQFALGKIGKIPGFFFTSPVMLGGHFLGAIGARVNLADLAERFGPDTFLTDIHGVIIYAHDPDLRMKVVPGATVEALSADERRGRYQQETFVAVDLQRSPKEGEDGAYRRLGSDLPWIHAERDGDLVTVHVLRELTSVASLRDDQQRWFVLSSVAGFFLLLFGAACVLYVLESRRHARHLAQQASTDVLTGCANRRYFLILLQAEVQRASRYREDFCLLALDLDHFKQVNDHYGHQGGDVALCRFAAMTQTLLRTTDHVGRLGGEEFSVLLPRTSVLEATRIAERLRRTLAATPMKVNGAEFVVTVSIGVACWDASRQETAEDMLIRADEALYRAKHNGRNRVEVSSSSPKRTPPLVSHASGGHTSPRGVSITPRPGGPRGPPGPRSP; this is encoded by the coding sequence ATGGGTGAGGAAGTCCCTCGAACCGACCCGAGTGATCCGGGAGGGGAACCGTCTGTTGCTGTGAAAAAGCCTCGGATCTCTCGCCCGTGGGGGCCGGTGCTCGGAGCGGGCCTGATCCTTCTGGTGGCGGCCTGGGTCGGGGAAGCGTGGTGGCTTACCCAGACCCGCGCCCAGGAGCGCCTCCGTGACCTGATCGCGCGCGAGAGCCAGGAGGCGGCCTATGATGCCGAGATTCTCGCCGCCCAGTGTCGCGTGAGTTTCGCGCACGTTCGGACCATTCCCATGATCCTGGCCAGCAAGGAAACGGTGCTGGCGCGGCTGGCCGACTTTGGGCCCGATGTCTTACCGTCGCCGCTCGCGCCCGAGGACCGCAACCGGCTGTGGCGGGCCGACCCGGGCCTCGCCCAGTTGGCGGCCCAACTTCGGGCCCTGATCGGTCGTCGTGACATCACGGCGCGGGGCCTTTGGGTGATGAACGCGGCGGGCGATACCATCGCGATCGCGGCCCCGGTGGCTGGTGTGGATTATACGGGCGCAAATTATAGCGATCGCGCTTATTTCAAACAGGCCCGGATGGGGCAAGATGGGCAACAGTTCGCTCTGGGAAAAATCGGGAAAATTCCCGGGTTTTTCTTTACATCTCCGGTGATGCTGGGTGGACATTTTTTGGGGGCTATTGGGGCACGGGTCAATTTGGCCGATCTTGCCGAGCGTTTTGGCCCGGATACCTTTCTGACCGACATCCATGGCGTCATCATTTACGCCCATGATCCCGACCTGCGCATGAAAGTCGTGCCCGGAGCGACGGTGGAAGCGCTCTCTGCTGACGAACGGCGCGGTCGTTATCAGCAAGAAACCTTTGTTGCCGTCGATCTCCAGCGCTCGCCCAAGGAGGGCGAGGATGGGGCCTATCGGCGTTTGGGGAGCGACCTCCCTTGGATCCATGCCGAGCGCGATGGCGATCTGGTGACGGTCCATGTCTTGCGGGAACTCACCTCCGTGGCTTCCCTGCGCGACGATCAGCAGCGGTGGTTCGTTTTGTCCAGCGTGGCCGGGTTTTTTCTCCTTCTGTTCGGGGCGGCCTGTGTGCTGTATGTCCTCGAAAGTCGGCGTCATGCCCGTCATCTGGCGCAGCAGGCCTCAACCGATGTCCTGACCGGATGCGCGAACCGCCGTTATTTCCTTATCTTGCTCCAGGCCGAAGTCCAGCGTGCGTCCCGTTATCGCGAGGACTTTTGTTTGCTGGCGCTGGACCTGGATCACTTCAAACAGGTCAACGACCACTACGGCCATCAGGGGGGCGACGTGGCCTTGTGTCGGTTTGCCGCGATGACCCAAACCCTGTTGCGCACGACGGACCACGTCGGGCGGCTGGGCGGCGAGGAGTTCTCGGTGCTGCTGCCCCGGACCTCGGTTTTGGAAGCGACCCGGATCGCCGAGCGCCTGCGCCGGACCCTGGCCGCGACCCCCATGAAGGTCAACGGTGCCGAGTTTGTCGTGACCGTCAGCATCGGTGTCGCCTGCTGGGATGCCTCCCGCCAGGAAACCGCCGAGGACATGCTGATCCGCGCCGATGAAGCCCTCTATCGCGCCAAGCACAACGGTAGAAACCGGGTGGAAGTCAGCTCCTCGTCCCCGAAACGAACGCCTCCCCTGGTATCCCATGCCTCCGGGGGACACACAAGCCCCCGTGGCGTGTCAATAACCCCGAGGCCAGGGGGTCCAAGGGGGCCCCCCGGCCCCCGTTCGCCTTGA
- a CDS encoding bleomycin resistance protein, whose product MASKPRVLSISPILAVHDVAASVRFYVRHLGFERIFVEEDESYGVVAYDGQSVHFTRAESPAAQRLTRTRLALYISVQGIEGLWRAVRANPPSTRVRALETTPWGGQEFQVVDPDGCLLRFGEEPS is encoded by the coding sequence GTGGCGTCCAAACCCCGAGTCCTGTCGATCAGCCCTATTCTGGCCGTGCACGACGTGGCGGCGAGCGTGCGGTTCTATGTGCGCCATCTCGGCTTTGAGCGGATTTTTGTCGAGGAGGACGAGAGCTACGGGGTGGTGGCCTATGACGGCCAGTCGGTGCATTTTACCCGCGCCGAGAGCCCGGCGGCGCAGCGTCTGACCCGAACCCGGCTGGCTCTTTATATTTCGGTGCAAGGAATCGAGGGGCTGTGGCGCGCGGTGCGGGCCAATCCGCCGTCAACCCGGGTCCGGGCCCTGGAAACCACCCCCTGGGGGGGGCAGGAGTTCCAGGTTGTCGATCCTGATGGCTGCTTGCTGCGCTTTGGCGAGGAGCCGAGCTAG
- a CDS encoding MATE family efflux transporter yields MLPPVRTWAAEARATLALGAPLVLTNVAQVAIGTTDTLLLGRLGPDALAAGTLGLNLFWAVFVLGVGLVTATQPLLAQTLGAKRHSVRAVRRITRQGLWLSLGVALVAGIFLWHSGLILRALGQDPVLSEGAQTYLRAMLFGLFPALAFQTLRCFFAALERPRVPLGVTAVAVVLNAILGWALIFGHLGAPALGLTGAGLAAALANAFLFLALLGYALVDRHLRRYALIGRFWRIDRKNSRELLRIGIPMALTMGFEVTGINAAAFLCGLIGAQAIAAHAITLQVAAITFMVPMGLAQAATVRVGLAIGAGDAAGAGRSGWVALGLGVAFMTLTAVLLLLFPSVIAGLFLDQNDPAAQAVLPLATTLLMIAGAFQIADGAQVVSAGALRGLPGGVRGGSPDYPEAKHPSPKGSPMDRFDRLILEALQEDARLPMPALAERIGLSAPACYRRVRQLRESGAIEREMAVVAPRTQGWPLSMLVLVTLERDRGPIIDETLRRLRLAPEVIDAWYVTGDHDLVLRVVARDMERYEAFTREVLHADEHVRSFTTLVVMRHAKRLAPIPWAGD; encoded by the coding sequence ATGCTTCCCCCCGTTCGGACCTGGGCGGCCGAGGCTCGGGCCACGCTGGCCTTGGGCGCGCCCCTTGTTTTAACCAATGTGGCCCAGGTGGCCATTGGCACCACCGATACCTTACTGCTAGGCCGCTTGGGGCCGGATGCGCTGGCCGCCGGCACCTTGGGCCTCAACCTGTTTTGGGCCGTGTTCGTTCTTGGCGTTGGCTTGGTCACGGCCACCCAGCCTTTGCTGGCCCAGACCCTGGGCGCCAAGCGCCACTCGGTGCGCGCGGTGCGTCGGATCACACGGCAGGGCCTTTGGCTTAGTTTGGGCGTTGCCCTCGTCGCCGGGATTTTTCTGTGGCACAGCGGGCTGATTTTGCGCGCGCTGGGCCAAGATCCGGTGTTGAGCGAGGGCGCCCAAACCTATTTGCGGGCCATGCTGTTCGGGCTGTTCCCGGCGCTGGCCTTTCAGACCCTGCGCTGCTTCTTCGCCGCCTTGGAGCGTCCGCGCGTCCCCTTGGGGGTGACGGCCGTTGCCGTGGTCCTCAATGCGATCTTGGGCTGGGCGTTGATTTTCGGCCATCTGGGGGCCCCGGCTCTCGGCCTGACCGGGGCCGGGCTGGCGGCGGCGCTCGCCAACGCCTTTTTGTTCCTGGCCCTGCTCGGCTATGCCCTCGTGGACCGGCACTTGCGCCGCTATGCCCTGATCGGCCGCTTCTGGCGGATCGACCGAAAGAATAGCCGCGAGTTGCTGCGCATCGGGATCCCCATGGCCCTCACCATGGGCTTCGAGGTCACGGGCATCAACGCGGCGGCCTTTCTCTGCGGCCTGATCGGAGCCCAGGCCATTGCCGCCCACGCCATCACCCTTCAGGTGGCGGCCATCACCTTCATGGTGCCCATGGGGCTGGCCCAGGCGGCGACGGTGCGGGTGGGTTTGGCCATCGGCGCGGGGGATGCGGCAGGGGCCGGGCGGTCGGGCTGGGTGGCGCTGGGCCTGGGCGTTGCCTTCATGACCCTGACGGCGGTCTTGTTGCTGCTGTTCCCGAGCGTTATCGCCGGGCTGTTCTTGGACCAAAACGACCCCGCCGCCCAGGCCGTGCTGCCCTTGGCCACCACCTTGTTGATGATCGCCGGCGCTTTCCAGATTGCCGATGGCGCCCAGGTGGTCAGCGCTGGGGCCTTGCGCGGCCTCCCAGGCGGGGTTCGGGGCGGCAGCCCCGATTACCCCGAAGCGAAGCACCCCTCCCCGAAAGGATCCCCGATGGACAGGTTTGACCGTCTTATTTTGGAAGCTCTGCAAGAGGATGCGCGTCTGCCGATGCCGGCGCTGGCCGAGCGGATTGGGTTATCGGCGCCGGCGTGTTATCGCCGGGTGCGGCAGTTGCGAGAGTCGGGAGCGATTGAGCGGGAGATGGCGGTGGTGGCGCCGCGCACCCAGGGCTGGCCGTTATCGATGCTGGTGCTGGTGACGCTGGAGCGTGATCGGGGGCCGATCATTGACGAGACGCTGCGGCGGCTGCGCTTGGCGCCCGAGGTGATTGATGCGTGGTATGTAACCGGCGACCATGATTTGGTGCTGCGGGTCGTAGCGCGCGACATGGAGCGCTATGAGGCGTTTACGCGCGAGGTGCTGCATGCAGACGAACACGTGCGCAGTTTCACCACGCTGGTGGTGATGCGCCATGCCAAGCGGCTGGCGCCGATTCCGTGGGCGGGAGACTAG
- a CDS encoding F0F1 ATP synthase subunit A, which translates to MASPVEQFAIKPLVPIHVAGLDLSFTNSSLMMVAAVALSGAFFWFATARRTVVPGRLQSVAELMYEFIANMIRDNVGKEGMKYFPYIFTLFVFVFLGNMIGMLPYSFTFTSHIAVTAGLAIAVFVVVTIIGFARHGTHYLRMFFPHGAPLATAPILIPIELISYLSRPFSLSVRLFANMTVGHIMLKVLAGFVVALGIVGGLVPFAVVLGITVLEFFIAALQAYVFTILTCIYLNDAINMH; encoded by the coding sequence GTGGCCAGTCCGGTTGAACAGTTCGCCATCAAACCCCTGGTGCCCATCCATGTGGCGGGCCTCGACCTCTCCTTCACCAATTCGTCCTTGATGATGGTGGCGGCGGTCGCCCTGTCCGGTGCCTTTTTCTGGTTTGCCACCGCGCGACGCACCGTCGTTCCGGGTCGCCTCCAGAGCGTCGCCGAACTGATGTACGAATTTATCGCGAACATGATCCGCGACAATGTGGGCAAGGAGGGGATGAAGTATTTCCCCTATATCTTCACGCTGTTTGTGTTCGTGTTTCTGGGCAACATGATCGGTATGTTGCCGTACTCCTTTACCTTCACCAGCCACATCGCGGTCACGGCCGGGCTGGCGATCGCGGTCTTCGTCGTTGTGACCATTATCGGGTTTGCCCGGCACGGGACCCATTATCTGCGGATGTTTTTCCCGCACGGGGCGCCCCTGGCCACCGCACCGATCCTGATCCCGATCGAGCTGATTTCCTACCTGTCGCGTCCCTTCAGCCTCTCGGTCCGACTTTTTGCCAACATGACCGTCGGCCACATCATGCTGAAGGTTCTCGCTGGTTTTGTGGTGGCCCTGGGGATTGTCGGAGGCTTGGTGCCTTTCGCGGTGGTCTTGGGCATCACGGTGCTTGAGTTCTTCATTGCCGCGTTGCAGGCCTATGTCTTTACGATCCTGACCTGCATCTACCTCAACGACGCCATCAACATGCACTAA
- a CDS encoding F0F1 ATP synthase subunit B, protein MISAALAAETGHEAAHGAHPTGFADPAFWVAVAFVIVVGFVFLKARRKVLGILDARAAEIKARIDDARRLREDAQAMLADYQRRQRDALKEAEDIVRHAQEEAKRLRAKAEADLDASIKRREQQAMERIAQAEAQALAQVRNTAADVAIAAAGRVMGEALGDKERNSLIQDTIKDLPGRLN, encoded by the coding sequence ATGATCTCCGCCGCTCTCGCCGCCGAGACCGGGCACGAGGCCGCCCACGGCGCCCATCCCACCGGATTTGCCGATCCGGCCTTCTGGGTTGCCGTCGCGTTCGTGATTGTTGTCGGCTTTGTCTTCCTCAAGGCCCGGCGCAAGGTGCTCGGCATCCTGGATGCCCGCGCCGCCGAGATCAAGGCCCGCATCGACGACGCCCGGCGCCTGCGCGAAGACGCCCAGGCCATGCTGGCCGACTACCAGCGCCGCCAGCGTGACGCCCTGAAAGAGGCCGAGGACATCGTCCGCCACGCCCAGGAAGAGGCCAAGCGCCTGCGCGCCAAGGCCGAAGCCGACCTGGACGCCTCCATCAAGCGCCGCGAACAGCAGGCCATGGAGCGCATCGCCCAGGCCGAAGCCCAGGCCCTGGCCCAAGTCCGCAACACCGCCGCCGATGTTGCCATTGCCGCCGCCGGTCGCGTCATGGGCGAAGCCCTCGGCGACAAGGAGCGCAATAGCCTGATCCAGGACACCATCAAGGACCTGCCCGGCCGCCTCAACTAA
- a CDS encoding hydroxymethylglutaryl-CoA lyase, giving the protein MTASPPDRVRIVEVGPRDGLQNEPTPVPVAERIALIDALSAAGLPEIEVGSFVSPRWVPQMAGTDAVLAGLTRHPGTRYTVLVPNLKGLEAAQAAQGVHDIALFAAASESFSQRNINCSIAESLERLGEVASAARALGWRIRGYVSCVLGCPYEGAVPVAQVVRVAEALHALGASEISLGDTIGVGTPGQARALIDTLAASLPVTSLAAHFHDTYGQALANLLAVLDRGVRVVDSAVAGLGGCPYAKGASGNVATEDVLYMLDGLGLATGVDLEAVARAGTRLCAVLGRPTASKVARARFG; this is encoded by the coding sequence GCCCGCGCGACGGCCTGCAAAACGAGCCCACCCCCGTGCCGGTGGCCGAACGCATCGCCCTGATCGACGCCCTAAGCGCCGCCGGCCTGCCGGAAATCGAGGTGGGCAGCTTTGTCTCGCCGCGCTGGGTGCCGCAAATGGCCGGGACCGATGCCGTCCTGGCCGGTCTTACCCGCCACCCCGGCACCCGCTACACCGTCTTGGTGCCCAACCTCAAGGGCCTGGAGGCGGCGCAAGCGGCCCAGGGCGTCCACGACATCGCCCTGTTCGCGGCGGCCTCCGAGAGCTTTTCCCAGCGCAACATCAACTGTTCCATCGCCGAGAGCCTGGAGCGCTTGGGCGAGGTCGCCAGCGCCGCCCGCGCCCTGGGCTGGCGAATCCGGGGCTATGTCTCATGCGTCCTGGGCTGCCCCTACGAGGGCGCCGTGCCGGTGGCCCAGGTGGTGCGCGTCGCCGAGGCCCTGCACGCCCTGGGTGCCAGCGAGATCTCGCTGGGCGACACCATCGGCGTTGGCACCCCGGGTCAGGCCCGCGCCCTGATCGACACCCTCGCCGCCTCGCTGCCCGTCACCAGCCTTGCCGCCCACTTTCACGATACCTATGGCCAAGCGCTGGCCAATCTTCTGGCAGTGTTGGATCGGGGCGTGCGGGTGGTTGATAGCGCGGTCGCTGGCCTCGGCGGCTGCCCTTACGCCAAGGGGGCCTCGGGCAACGTTGCTACCGAGGACGTGCTTTATATGCTGGACGGCCTGGGGCTGGCGACCGGTGTCGATCTTGAAGCGGTGGCGCGGGCTGGCACCCGTTTGTGCGCGGTGCTAGGGCGGCCGACGGCGTCCAAGGTGGCGCGGGCCCGGTTTGGGTAG
- a CDS encoding ATP synthase subunit C family protein yields MEPEAAKLIGAGLAAIGMIGSGIGVGNIWANLIATVGRNPAAKSSVELYGWIGFAVTEAIALFALVVALIVLFAA; encoded by the coding sequence ATGGAACCTGAAGCCGCGAAGCTGATCGGCGCTGGTCTGGCCGCCATTGGCATGATCGGGTCTGGTATCGGCGTGGGCAACATCTGGGCGAACCTGATCGCCACCGTTGGCCGCAACCCGGCCGCCAAGTCCAGCGTCGAGCTGTATGGCTGGATCGGCTTTGCGGTGACGGAAGCGATTGCGCTGTTCGCCCTGGTGGTGGCGCTGATCGTTCTGTTCGCCGCGTAA